The stretch of DNA AATCAGATGCAACAATTGTTGCTCCGTTGATTTTTGCTTACATTTTAGGTTGGTAATTTTTTTTGAAAAAAAAATTAAAAAGTGTTTGATTATATCGTTTTGGATATTACATTTGAAAAAAAAACAATACTAAAATAAACCCAATGAAAAGAGTAATTGTTGATTATGCTAAATTAACAAATGAAATCTTAACACTACTAGTTGAGAAGTTTCCTGACGGATATGACGAAACAGATATCATCCGTTTTAAAAACGCTAAAAATGAAACAATTGAAGCTGTAGAAGTTCGTACAGAAGATACTATTTACTTAGTAAAAGTTAGTACAAAACTTGCAGATAGAATTGAAAACTATGATGAAGATGATATCGATGAAACATCGGCAGACGACGATTCATTGGATGCATTAAAAGATTTAGAAATAGCTGATGAATCTCCTGAGGAAGATGAATAAAGCTTTAAAATAAAAAAAGTCCCGCAAATTGCGGGACTTTTTTTATTTTATTCTAATCGTTAAATTATTTAAGATACGTCATAACATTATCAAAAATTCTTTTTTCAATATTATGTATATCTGCTTTAACAAACTTTTCTCCAATAATATTTTCATAAAGTTCAATATATCTTTCCGAAACAGATGCTATATATTCTTCACTCATTTCTGGAATTTGTTGGCCTTCTTTTCCTTGAAAACCATTAGCAATTAACCATTGACGAACAAATTCTTTTGATAATTGTTTTTGAGCTTCTCCTCTATCTTGTCTTTCTTGGTAACCATCAGCATAAAAATAACGAGAAGAATCAGGAGTATGAATTTCATCAATTAATACAATTTTTCCATCTTTAGTTTTTCCAAATTCATATTTTGTATCTACTAAAATTAATCCTCTAGAAGCTGCAATTTCTGAACCTCTTTGAAATAAAGCTCTGGTATATTGTTCTAAAACAGCATAATCTTCTGGAGATACAATTCCATTTTCAAGAATAGCTTCTTTTGAAATATCTTCGTCATGAACTCCAAAATCAGCTTTAGTAGTAGGAGTTATTATTGGTTCCGGAAATTTATCATTTTCTTTTAAACCTTCAGGTAAATCTACTCCACATAAAATTCTTTTACCAGCATTATATTCACGTGCAGCATGTCCTGAAAGGTAACCTCTAATTACCATTTCTACTTTAAATGGTGTACATAAATGTCCTATTGCTACATTTGGATCTGGAGTAGCTATTAACCAGTTAGGAACAATGTCATCTGTTAATTGCATAAATTTTGTTGCAATTTGATTTAACATTTGCCCTTTA from Flavobacterium haoranii encodes:
- a CDS encoding phosphoribosylaminoimidazolesuccinocarboxamide synthase, giving the protein MNTITSTNFNFPGQKSVYKGKVREVYNINDEILVMIATDRLSAFDVVMPKGIPFKGQMLNQIATKFMQLTDDIVPNWLIATPDPNVAIGHLCTPFKVEMVIRGYLSGHAAREYNAGKRILCGVDLPEGLKENDKFPEPIITPTTKADFGVHDEDISKEAILENGIVSPEDYAVLEQYTRALFQRGSEIAASRGLILVDTKYEFGKTKDGKIVLIDEIHTPDSSRYFYADGYQERQDRGEAQKQLSKEFVRQWLIANGFQGKEGQQIPEMSEEYIASVSERYIELYENIIGEKFVKADIHNIEKRIFDNVMTYLK